The Methylomusa anaerophila genome has a segment encoding these proteins:
- a CDS encoding cytidine deaminase has product MDKVVKELLEAALLARKKAYAPYSNFKVGAAVLGKNDKIYGGCNIENASFGLSNCAERTAIFKAVSEGEKEIIALAVVANTTEPVSPCGACLQVMSEFGIKRIILGNTQREWRETTIRELLPDSFTKTDLVSGGD; this is encoded by the coding sequence ATGGACAAAGTGGTGAAAGAGCTTCTTGAAGCGGCGCTTCTTGCCCGTAAAAAAGCTTATGCCCCTTATTCTAATTTTAAAGTAGGGGCCGCCGTGCTGGGAAAAAACGATAAGATTTACGGCGGCTGCAATATAGAGAATGCTTCCTTTGGTTTATCCAATTGCGCCGAGCGCACTGCCATCTTTAAAGCAGTTTCTGAAGGAGAAAAAGAAATTATAGCTTTAGCTGTGGTTGCTAATACGACGGAACCGGTATCTCCCTGCGGAGCCTGCCTTCAAGTTATGTCTGAATTTGGCATAAAGAGAATCATCCTTGGCAATACTCAGAGAGAATGGCGCGAAACTACCATTCGTGAACTGTTGCCGGATAGCTTTACCAAAACGGATTTAGTTAGTGGTGGTGATTAA
- the era gene encoding GTPase Era, translating into MTTNDLQKHVSGFVAVIGRPNVGKSTLINSLIGQKIAIMSDKPQTTRNKIMGVLTLDDAQILFIDTPGIHKPKHKLGEYMVRAAENTLHEVDVILFVVDATAKMGPGEEYILDNLSKIRTPVILAVNKIDQVPKISLLPSIEKYTTCCEFAAVVPISALDHTNLDRLIAEIKAHLTPGPQYYPPDMVTDQPERLVISELIREKALHATREEIPHAILVDIEEIKTRVNDDLYVRAVIYVERESQKGIVIGEGGKLLKQIGQAARKDIENLLGNKVFLDLWVKVKKDWRNRENILKTFGFE; encoded by the coding sequence TTGACTACAAATGATTTGCAAAAACATGTATCAGGGTTCGTTGCCGTAATTGGCCGCCCCAATGTGGGAAAATCAACTCTGATAAATAGTTTGATTGGGCAAAAAATCGCAATAATGTCTGACAAGCCGCAAACCACCAGAAATAAGATAATGGGTGTTTTAACATTAGACGATGCTCAAATCTTGTTTATTGACACTCCCGGAATTCACAAGCCCAAACATAAATTGGGAGAGTATATGGTCAGGGCGGCAGAAAACACGCTTCATGAAGTGGATGTAATCCTATTTGTTGTTGACGCTACCGCAAAAATGGGACCTGGAGAAGAATATATACTGGACAACCTTAGTAAGATCAGGACGCCGGTAATTTTAGCGGTAAATAAGATTGACCAGGTTCCTAAGATCAGCTTGCTTCCTTCCATCGAAAAATATACCACTTGTTGTGAGTTTGCCGCAGTAGTACCCATATCCGCACTGGACCATACGAACCTGGATCGATTAATCGCGGAAATCAAAGCGCATTTGACACCCGGCCCCCAGTATTATCCCCCTGACATGGTAACGGATCAGCCTGAGAGATTAGTAATTTCCGAACTTATTCGCGAAAAGGCGCTTCACGCAACCAGGGAAGAAATTCCCCATGCCATTTTGGTTGATATAGAAGAGATTAAGACTCGCGTTAATGATGATCTCTACGTGCGGGCAGTTATCTATGTGGAACGGGAGTCGCAGAAAGGAATTGTAATCGGTGAAGGTGGAAAACTTTTAAAACAAATTGGGCAAGCGGCTCGAAAGGATATAGAAAACTTGCTGGGGAATAAAGTGTTCCTCGATTTATGGGTGAAAGTGAAAAAAGACTGGCGTAATCGTGAAAATATATTAAAGACTTTTGGGTTTGAGTAA
- a CDS encoding DUF502 domain-containing protein gives MKWFSKYFINGLIIIVPIAITVFAVVNTFSFTEWLLGRYLPIHFPGLALVVVLALIFLIGWLSSHWLLKGIFDYTERLLGSIPIVKFIYNSVKQLSTTVFESQKLLENAVLVPYPHPGVRSLGFVMPDLSEPLSKQFDEEHVCVFVPMSLNLTAGFNIILPRRDIIPLDVTSESALQYVITAGAVMPRSNSNC, from the coding sequence ATGAAATGGTTCTCCAAGTATTTTATTAATGGTCTTATTATTATTGTGCCGATCGCTATTACTGTTTTTGCAGTAGTTAATACTTTTTCATTTACTGAATGGCTGCTAGGGAGATACCTGCCTATTCATTTTCCCGGACTTGCTTTAGTTGTCGTTTTGGCTCTCATTTTTTTGATTGGCTGGTTATCCTCTCACTGGTTGCTGAAGGGCATCTTTGATTATACGGAACGATTACTTGGTTCTATCCCAATAGTCAAATTTATTTATAATAGTGTAAAGCAGCTTTCTACCACAGTGTTTGAGTCACAGAAACTCCTTGAGAATGCTGTGCTGGTACCCTACCCGCATCCAGGTGTGAGGTCGCTGGGTTTTGTGATGCCTGACCTGTCGGAACCGCTCAGCAAACAATTTGATGAAGAACATGTTTGTGTGTTCGTACCAATGAGTTTGAACCTGACCGCAGGATTTAATATAATCTTACCCAGGCGGGATATAATACCTTTAGATGTGACAAGCGAGAGTGCATTGCAATATGTTATTACTGCCGGAGCCGTCATGCCCCGCAGTAATTCCAACTGTTAG
- a CDS encoding hemolysin family protein — MPTTQMRFFNILVRERCFIDPALLLSIVKLFAAFLLVLVNGFFVVAEFSLVKIRKTRLEELSLQGNRRAALALKVVSDLDTYLGATQLGITLASLALGWLGEPAISSLLEPLVYKYIPVSEWVRNTISIAVGFTVITFLHIVIGELVPKSLAIQQAESTTLFCAWPLYIFHKIGYPVIVSFNRIARAILRLLNIKAANETDLAHSEEELRMIVSASHRGGVLDQMESELIDNVFDFADRLAREIMVPRQDMICLFVDDSFEENMQVVKETGHTRYPLCAEDKDHVIGMVHIRDLMDMTDPPNKDLKLIVREILIVPEGMSVAHLLQVMRRKRTHLAVVADEYGGTAGLVALEDVLEEIVGDIQDEHDLVEEVEIQRLPDGSYEFDGGVLLDDVIELLNIRLEEHEEDTIGGYIFGMLGRRPETGDKVDIGDFSFEILQVNGLRIVRVKASPLLLENPDKVDEDL, encoded by the coding sequence GTGCCAACGACGCAGATGCGCTTTTTCAACATTCTCGTTAGGGAGAGATGCTTTATCGACCCGGCTTTATTACTCAGCATAGTCAAACTTTTTGCAGCTTTCCTGCTGGTATTAGTGAACGGTTTTTTTGTAGTGGCTGAGTTCTCACTGGTTAAAATTCGAAAGACCCGCCTGGAAGAGCTTTCCCTGCAAGGCAATCGCCGGGCTGCTTTGGCATTAAAAGTGGTATCCGATTTAGATACTTATCTGGGGGCTACTCAACTTGGAATTACGCTTGCTTCGCTGGCTTTGGGGTGGCTTGGTGAACCGGCGATTTCTTCTCTGTTAGAGCCGCTTGTATATAAATATATTCCCGTATCCGAATGGGTCCGTAATACTATTAGTATTGCCGTGGGATTTACTGTTATTACGTTTTTACATATTGTAATCGGTGAACTTGTGCCTAAATCTTTGGCCATTCAGCAGGCTGAGAGTACGACTTTATTTTGTGCTTGGCCTCTTTATATCTTCCATAAAATCGGTTATCCTGTCATAGTTTCGTTTAATCGTATAGCACGAGCTATCTTACGCCTGCTGAATATTAAAGCGGCAAATGAAACCGATCTGGCTCATTCGGAAGAGGAGTTAAGAATGATTGTCAGTGCTAGCCATCGCGGTGGGGTTCTTGACCAGATGGAAAGCGAATTAATTGACAATGTTTTTGATTTCGCGGATCGTTTGGCCCGGGAAATCATGGTGCCGAGACAAGACATGATATGTCTTTTTGTTGATGATTCATTTGAGGAGAATATGCAGGTAGTTAAGGAAACCGGTCATACCCGTTATCCCCTCTGCGCGGAAGATAAAGACCACGTAATCGGCATGGTGCATATACGTGATTTGATGGACATGACAGATCCACCCAATAAAGACTTAAAATTAATCGTGCGGGAAATTTTGATCGTCCCTGAGGGAATGTCTGTGGCTCATCTTCTGCAAGTGATGCGCCGTAAACGCACTCATTTGGCTGTCGTTGCCGATGAATACGGCGGCACCGCCGGCTTGGTGGCTCTGGAAGACGTGCTTGAAGAAATCGTTGGGGATATTCAAGATGAGCATGATCTGGTGGAAGAAGTTGAAATACAGCGTTTGCCAGACGGAAGTTATGAGTTCGACGGCGGAGTATTATTGGATGATGTTATCGAGCTATTGAATATACGGTTGGAAGAACATGAAGAAGATACAATTGGCGGGTATATTTTCGGCATGCTTGGACGCCGTCCGGAAACCGGTGATAAGGTGGATATCGGCGATTTTTCTTTTGAGATATTGCAGGTTAATGGCTTGCGGATTGTCAGGGTTAAAGCTTCACCGCTGTTATTAGAAAATCCTGACAAGGTTGATGAGGACTTATAA
- a CDS encoding YqzL family protein, which translates to MIGLVLREMMWEIFQNTGNIDAYLAYRACVDNNASQPESRDLTGSLSAKLKIMSS; encoded by the coding sequence ATGATTGGATTGGTACTGCGGGAGATGATGTGGGAGATTTTTCAGAACACCGGCAACATCGACGCTTATTTAGCCTATCGGGCTTGTGTTGATAATAATGCAAGCCAACCTGAATCACGGGATTTAACTGGCAGTTTGTCGGCAAAACTAAAAATCATGAGTAGTTAG
- the recO gene encoding DNA repair protein RecO, which translates to MPVEYQTEAILLAVRNWGDADRMVTLFSREYGKITAIAYGARRSKSKLGGCLQPFSHLDLSLSFAKLKRGLDSVKQCEIMTSFRELREDLTLLAYGNFLAELVSELWPEREKDFNAFYILLHAYHLLLVRNPRITTLAAAWQLLSLAGFQPSFDRCLYCEKDLIFPAFIDVRAGGVVCPHCDHYQLPEITRQVRDLIGNLIRLDWNNPGNFSINGKVLNQAESILCSFLRFQLDKDLNSLKFIQQINAM; encoded by the coding sequence ATGCCGGTGGAGTATCAAACTGAAGCCATTCTGTTGGCAGTACGTAATTGGGGCGATGCCGACAGAATGGTTACTTTGTTTTCACGTGAGTATGGCAAAATAACGGCAATAGCATACGGCGCACGCCGATCTAAGAGCAAGTTAGGCGGCTGTTTGCAGCCCTTTTCTCATTTGGACTTATCGTTATCCTTTGCTAAGCTTAAAAGAGGATTGGATTCAGTAAAACAATGCGAAATTATGACATCTTTTCGGGAACTCAGAGAAGATCTGACTCTGTTGGCCTATGGGAATTTTCTCGCCGAACTGGTAAGTGAATTATGGCCGGAACGGGAAAAGGATTTTAATGCGTTTTATATTTTGTTACATGCTTACCATTTGCTTTTAGTAAGAAATCCGCGTATTACCACTTTGGCGGCTGCATGGCAACTATTATCACTGGCAGGATTTCAGCCGAGCTTTGATCGCTGTCTTTACTGTGAAAAAGATCTAATTTTTCCAGCTTTTATAGACGTGAGAGCAGGAGGGGTTGTCTGCCCGCATTGCGATCACTATCAACTGCCTGAAATTACCCGGCAAGTCCGAGATTTAATAGGCAATCTAATTAGACTTGATTGGAACAATCCTGGTAATTTTTCAATAAATGGGAAAGTTCTAAATCAAGCTGAGAGCATACTGTGCAGTTTTCTTCGCTTCCAATTGGACAAAGATTTAAACTCATTAAAGTTTATTCAACAGATTAACGCTATGTAA
- a CDS encoding DUF4342 domain-containing protein: MDNINNITLEKIDMVRERIGVTYREAKEALERNGGNVIDTLIELEGRTKNNNWTEEFSVRSTEVIDKVKELIRQGNINKIRIKHEDRVLAEIPVALGAIGAVVLPQLAVLGVLVAVFKRCTIEVIRDEESVPPQEETTKAVETLRDPL; encoded by the coding sequence ATGGATAATATTAATAATATTACTTTGGAAAAAATTGATATGGTTCGCGAAAGAATTGGGGTAACCTACCGGGAAGCCAAAGAAGCGCTGGAACGCAATGGCGGTAATGTCATAGATACTCTAATAGAGTTGGAGGGACGGACAAAAAATAATAATTGGACTGAGGAGTTTTCCGTTCGTTCAACAGAGGTTATTGATAAAGTGAAGGAACTTATTCGCCAAGGTAATATAAATAAAATACGAATCAAGCATGAGGACAGAGTCTTAGCAGAAATACCTGTAGCGCTGGGAGCAATCGGGGCCGTAGTTCTGCCGCAACTGGCGGTACTTGGCGTTTTGGTTGCGGTATTTAAACGCTGTACGATTGAAGTGATTCGAGATGAAGAAAGTGTTCCGCCTCAGGAGGAAACTACAAAAGCAGTAGAGACCCTCAGAGATCCATTATAA
- a CDS encoding helix-turn-helix transcriptional regulator, with translation MPLTPRQEKISDIVRASGPITGEQIAERLNVTRAALRPDLAVLVMSGLIEARPKVGYYYTGKDAFSLITDQVSLIKVRDIQSVPVVVSCNTSAYDAVVTMFLEDVGTVFAVEPGGILAGVISRKDVLKIAIGGNDLHKMPVKVLMTPMPKIVVTTPDEPVLAAAKKIIDNEVDSLPVVSATSTLGNKVYEVVGRLTKTNVARLFVELGEGKGGNNYS, from the coding sequence TTGCCATTAACGCCGCGACAAGAGAAAATATCCGACATCGTACGCGCATCGGGCCCGATAACCGGGGAACAGATAGCTGAACGGCTTAATGTTACCCGAGCAGCTTTGCGCCCGGATTTAGCTGTTCTGGTAATGTCCGGCCTGATCGAAGCCCGCCCGAAAGTTGGCTATTACTATACCGGGAAAGATGCTTTTTCTTTGATAACAGATCAAGTTAGCCTAATAAAAGTACGGGATATACAGTCTGTACCTGTTGTGGTATCATGTAACACTAGTGCTTATGACGCTGTCGTGACCATGTTCCTGGAAGATGTAGGCACAGTGTTTGCAGTCGAGCCTGGGGGCATTTTGGCAGGTGTGATATCGCGCAAAGATGTACTGAAGATTGCCATCGGTGGGAATGACCTTCATAAGATGCCGGTAAAGGTGCTAATGACTCCCATGCCCAAAATTGTGGTTACTACTCCGGATGAACCGGTACTTGCAGCCGCAAAAAAAATTATTGACAATGAAGTAGACAGTCTGCCGGTTGTATCGGCAACATCTACCCTGGGAAACAAAGTTTATGAAGTTGTCGGACGGTTGACGAAAACGAATGTTGCAAGGCTATTTGTAGAATTAGGCGAAGGAAAAGGAGGTAACAACTATAGCTAG
- a CDS encoding pyruvate, water dikinase regulatory protein, with protein MASLPIIYALSDSIGETAEMVARATASQFNSGHFDIIRIPYINSVDQIEETVREAAKHSCVICHTLVSPDLRAALLEQAQRYDVAAIDIMGPMLNAVQEISGLIPRLTPGLIHKLDQEYFKRVEAVEFAVKYDDGKNPWGLLKADVVIVGVSRTSKTPLSMYLAHKKIKVANVPMVPEVPPPQELFQVPPQRIVGLVINSQKLNEIRCERLKTMGLAPNATYANMDRIIEELEYAKAIMRKLNCLVIDVSNRAIEETANKILEIVQRNNKQ; from the coding sequence ATAGCTAGTTTACCGATTATTTATGCTTTATCCGATTCAATTGGCGAGACTGCCGAGATGGTGGCTAGGGCTACGGCCAGTCAGTTCAATTCGGGTCATTTTGATATTATTCGTATCCCTTACATCAATTCCGTTGATCAGATTGAAGAAACAGTCAGAGAAGCAGCGAAACATTCCTGTGTAATCTGTCATACACTTGTTTCCCCTGATTTGCGGGCGGCATTGCTGGAACAAGCCCAGCGGTATGACGTAGCGGCAATCGATATAATGGGCCCCATGCTTAATGCAGTTCAAGAGATCTCAGGACTTATCCCCCGCCTTACACCAGGACTCATCCACAAGCTTGACCAGGAATACTTCAAACGGGTTGAAGCCGTAGAATTTGCCGTAAAGTATGATGATGGAAAAAATCCCTGGGGCTTACTTAAAGCTGATGTTGTGATTGTCGGAGTTTCGCGAACTTCGAAGACCCCGTTAAGTATGTATTTGGCGCATAAAAAAATAAAAGTGGCAAATGTACCCATGGTACCTGAGGTACCGCCGCCGCAAGAGTTGTTTCAAGTTCCGCCGCAACGAATAGTAGGTTTGGTTATTAACTCGCAAAAATTAAATGAAATCAGGTGCGAACGTTTAAAAACCATGGGTCTGGCTCCTAATGCGACTTATGCTAATATGGACCGTATTATTGAAGAACTTGAATATGCTAAAGCCATAATGAGGAAGCTCAATTGCCTGGTCATTGATGTGTCAAACAGAGCTATCGAAGAAACTGCCAACAAAATTCTAGAAATCGTCCAAAGAAATAACAAACAGTGA
- a CDS encoding LptA/OstA family protein, whose protein sequence is MKIKALIFIIVFIVLLTGIAAAKPVITADQTYFDINTGLYVLKGNVFIQVNNRTITAGQAKVDMASLEVWGSGGISVTQDDIHFTGDSVYVCGANSQASIDGGVEFARTNLSIKANKVDFNWRSRIANFCGDVEVTQGNNRWKAANVVYNVDTDTFL, encoded by the coding sequence GTGAAAATAAAAGCCTTAATTTTCATTATCGTCTTTATTGTATTATTAACCGGCATAGCTGCTGCCAAACCTGTTATTACCGCTGATCAAACTTATTTTGACATTAATACTGGTCTGTATGTCTTAAAAGGAAATGTCTTTATCCAGGTTAATAATCGCACCATAACTGCGGGTCAAGCCAAGGTTGACATGGCATCTCTAGAAGTTTGGGGTTCCGGAGGAATCTCGGTCACTCAGGATGATATACATTTTACCGGGGACAGTGTATACGTGTGCGGAGCAAACAGCCAGGCTTCCATCGATGGCGGAGTAGAGTTTGCCCGCACCAATCTATCCATAAAGGCCAATAAAGTTGATTTCAACTGGCGTAGCCGAATTGCGAATTTTTGCGGTGACGTGGAAGTAACACAGGGAAATAACCGGTGGAAAGCGGCTAATGTAGTCTATAATGTTGACACAGACACATTTTTGTAA
- a CDS encoding deoxyguanosinetriphosphate triphosphohydrolase, with translation MKVRERIEELEYKILAPFAAKSRDAVRERDESPCDFRTAFQRDRDRIIHSKSFRRLKHKTQVYISPGDHYRMRMTHSLEVAQISRTIARSLMLNEDLTEAIALGHDVGHTPFGHSGEYALKDLIGCYSHNEQSLRVVEHLERNGQGLNLTAEVRDGILNHTGNSKPLTLEGNIVRFGDRIAYLCHDYDDGIRAGMLRPSDLPPNVASTLGTNPSRMITVMVSDIIIKSTGKKEILMSDPVKNAMDQLREFMFEKIYHSPELEPDRKKARYVISKLYEYFMKNPDSLPQEFLDREKRWGLQTTTVDYVAGLTDLYAIKIFEKLFIPSTWAQSK, from the coding sequence ATGAAGGTACGGGAACGTATTGAAGAGTTGGAATATAAAATATTAGCCCCTTTTGCGGCCAAAAGCCGGGATGCAGTGCGGGAGCGGGATGAGTCACCATGCGATTTTCGCACCGCATTCCAAAGAGATCGTGACCGAATTATTCACAGTAAATCCTTCCGCAGGCTAAAGCATAAGACCCAGGTTTATATATCACCGGGGGATCATTACCGGATGCGAATGACTCATAGCCTGGAAGTAGCTCAAATTTCCCGGACGATTGCCCGAAGCCTAATGCTAAATGAAGACTTGACTGAGGCCATAGCCTTGGGTCATGATGTAGGGCATACTCCCTTTGGTCATTCCGGTGAATACGCACTCAAAGATTTAATCGGATGTTATAGCCATAATGAGCAGAGTCTCCGTGTTGTTGAGCATCTGGAACGCAACGGGCAGGGCCTTAATTTAACAGCGGAAGTACGGGATGGAATACTCAATCATACCGGGAATAGCAAACCGCTTACTTTGGAGGGAAATATTGTTCGGTTTGGTGACCGAATTGCCTATTTATGTCATGATTACGATGATGGAATACGGGCGGGGATGCTCAGGCCTTCCGATCTTCCCCCAAATGTTGCTTCAACGCTGGGGACCAACCCTTCCCGCATGATTACTGTCATGGTGTCTGACATTATTATAAAATCTACAGGGAAAAAAGAAATTCTTATGTCAGATCCAGTTAAAAATGCCATGGACCAGTTACGCGAGTTCATGTTCGAAAAAATATATCATTCGCCCGAACTGGAACCAGACCGGAAAAAAGCTCGCTATGTTATTAGTAAGCTATATGAATATTTTATGAAGAACCCCGATAGTTTGCCGCAAGAGTTCTTAGACCGCGAAAAACGTTGGGGGTTGCAGACAACGACGGTCGACTATGTTGCGGGTTTGACCGATTTATATGCTATTAAGATATTCGAGAAGCTCTTTATCCCATCAACATGGGCCCAGTCTAAATGA
- the dnaG gene encoding DNA primase produces MKDLVFEDFIEQLRETSDIVGIISDYVPLKKRGKNYWGCCPFHHEKTPSFSVTPDKGFFYCFGCQTGGNVYNFLMKIENIGFLDAVKLLANKMNVSLPAKEKSEREKIRDQEINKIYQATELARDFFFSCLTKTNLGKTAREYLAARGVADQTIETYKIGFAPPQWDKLSLAFLERGISLDVLLKSGLAVSRQSGRGVYDRFRNRIIFPICDARGRVIGFGGRVIDNSQPKYLNSPETLIFNKRHVLYGFDIAYENIRGSGQAIVVEGYMDAITAHCMGIKNVVASLGTAFTPEQARQILKCNVEMVFSYDSDSAGQNATLRALEVVRALGAKIRVVQIPDGKDPDEFLRKYGSEAYKLLIQDSLPLVEYQISQALANTDFSSIESKIAAVAKLVPILAVTRNQVETEAHISRLSQLIGVDEGAFRAEIRKYIIQSKKDNNVKNGKNINIAFSSQKPIPARTKAERQIIRLMFDEPSLIPYVATQLKSEEVHGSERIEIINFIFNAYNMEKNITPAILYNGANNLSEKAATELSHIMLMDIEFHDIAQFVDGCIRAIRLAHLTALYEQHRLTADELERMGDSNFLQELAESQRIKNEISKLHQL; encoded by the coding sequence ATGAAAGACTTAGTATTCGAAGATTTTATTGAACAGTTGCGTGAGACAAGCGACATTGTTGGTATAATCTCCGATTACGTACCCTTAAAAAAACGAGGTAAGAATTATTGGGGATGTTGCCCATTTCATCATGAAAAAACACCATCATTCTCTGTTACTCCTGATAAAGGATTTTTTTACTGTTTTGGATGCCAAACCGGCGGTAATGTCTACAATTTCTTGATGAAAATCGAAAACATTGGTTTTTTGGATGCGGTGAAGTTATTAGCCAATAAAATGAATGTTTCCTTGCCGGCAAAAGAGAAATCTGAACGGGAAAAAATAAGGGATCAGGAAATTAACAAAATATATCAGGCTACCGAATTAGCCAGAGATTTCTTTTTTTCGTGTTTGACTAAAACCAATTTGGGTAAAACCGCTCGGGAGTATTTGGCAGCACGAGGTGTTGCTGATCAAACAATCGAGACTTATAAAATAGGCTTTGCTCCCCCTCAGTGGGATAAGCTTTCCCTAGCATTTTTGGAGCGCGGTATTTCCCTGGACGTTTTACTTAAATCGGGATTAGCAGTTTCCCGACAGTCCGGCCGAGGAGTATACGACCGCTTCCGGAACCGTATTATATTTCCGATCTGTGATGCAAGGGGAAGGGTCATCGGCTTTGGTGGCCGGGTGATTGATAATAGCCAGCCTAAGTATTTAAATTCTCCGGAAACCTTAATTTTTAATAAACGCCACGTTTTATATGGATTTGATATAGCTTATGAGAATATCCGCGGCTCTGGTCAGGCAATTGTTGTGGAAGGTTACATGGATGCCATTACCGCACACTGTATGGGGATAAAAAATGTAGTAGCCTCCTTGGGAACCGCTTTTACTCCCGAGCAGGCAAGACAGATCCTTAAATGCAATGTGGAAATGGTGTTTTCATATGACAGCGACAGCGCCGGTCAGAACGCAACCTTAAGAGCGTTGGAAGTAGTGCGTGCTTTGGGAGCTAAGATTAGAGTTGTGCAGATTCCTGACGGCAAAGACCCTGATGAATTTTTGCGAAAATACGGCAGTGAAGCATATAAGCTTTTGATACAGGACTCTCTGCCGCTAGTTGAATATCAAATTAGTCAGGCTTTAGCCAATACGGATTTTTCAAGTATCGAAAGTAAAATTGCCGCTGTTGCGAAGCTTGTTCCTATATTGGCTGTAACTAGAAATCAGGTGGAAACCGAAGCTCATATATCTCGGCTTTCACAACTAATAGGGGTTGACGAGGGTGCGTTTAGAGCCGAAATACGAAAGTACATTATTCAAAGCAAAAAGGATAATAATGTAAAAAACGGGAAAAATATAAATATTGCGTTTTCATCTCAGAAACCTATCCCGGCAAGAACCAAAGCTGAACGCCAGATTATTCGCTTAATGTTTGACGAACCTTCGCTTATTCCTTACGTTGCCACGCAATTGAAAAGTGAAGAAGTACATGGCAGTGAGCGAATAGAAATAATTAATTTTATATTTAACGCGTATAATATGGAAAAAAATATTACACCGGCTATATTATATAATGGTGCAAATAATCTAAGCGAAAAAGCAGCAACCGAGCTTTCTCATATTATGTTAATGGATATAGAATTCCATGATATTGCCCAATTTGTTGACGGTTGTATAAGAGCTATTCGCTTGGCGCATTTAACTGCTTTATATGAACAACACCGTTTGACGGCCGATGAATTAGAACGTATGGGGGATAGCAACTTTCTGCAGGAATTAGCAGAGAGTCAGCGAATCAAAAATGAGATTAGCAAGTTACATCAACTTTAA